One window from the genome of Dasypus novemcinctus isolate mDasNov1 chromosome 26, mDasNov1.1.hap2, whole genome shotgun sequence encodes:
- the WNT5A gene encoding protein Wnt-5a isoform X2 produces MRPYPERFRFVLAFRIRSLDGDTFPSVVGACISAFAKSIGILSPGVALGMAGSAMTSKFFLMALAVVFSFAQVVVEANSWWSLGMNNPVQMSEVYIIGAQPLCSQLAGLSQGQKKLCHLYQDHMQYIGEGAKTGIKECQYQFRHRRWNCSTVDNTSVFGRVMQIGSRETAFTYAVSAAGVVNAMSRACREGELSTCGCSRAARPKDLPRDWLWGGCGDNIDYGYRFAKEFVDARERERIHAKGSYESARILMNLHNNEAGRRTVYNLADVACKCHGVSGSCSLKTCWLQLADFRKVGDALKEKYDSAAAMRLNSRGKLVQVNSRFNSPTTQDLVYIDPSPDYCVRNESTGSLGTQGRLCNKTSEGMDGCELMCCGRGYDQFKTVQTERCHCKFHWCCYVKCKKCTEIVDQFVCK; encoded by the exons ATGCGACCGTATCCTGAGAGGTTTCGTTTCGTCCTGGCTTTTCGGATCCGATCTCTTGACGGGGATACCTTCCCCTCCGTAGTCGGTGCATGTATTAGTGCGTTTGCC AAGTCGATTGGAATATTAAGCCCAGGAGTTGCTTTGGGGATGGCTGGCAGTGCAATGACTTCCAAATTCTTCCTAATGGCTCTGGCCGTAGTTTTCTCCTTCGCCCAGGTTGTAGTAGAAGCCAATTCTTGGTG GTCACTAGGTATGAATAACCCTGTTCAGATGTCAGAAGTATATATCATAGGAGCACAGCCTCTCTGCAGCCAACTGGCAGGACTCTCTCAAGGACAGAAGAAACTGTGCCACTTGTATCAGGACCACATGCAGTACATCGGCGAAGGCGCGAAGACAGGCATTAAAGAATGCCAATATCAATTCCGACATCGAAGATGGAACTGCAGCACTGTGGATAACACCTCCGTTTTTGGCAGGGTTATGCAGATAG GCAGCCGCGAGACGGCCTTCACGTACGCCGTGAGCGCCGCGGGGGTGGTGAACGCCATGAGCCGCGCCTGCCGCGAGGGCGAGCTGTCCACCTGCGGCTGCAGCCGCGCCGCGCGCCCCAAGGACCTGCCGCGGGACTGGCTGTGGGGCGGCTGCGGCGACAACATCGACTACGGCTACCGCTTCGCCAAGGAGTTCGTGGACGCGCGCGAGCGGGAGCGCATCCACGCCAAGGGCTCCTACGAGAGCGCGCGCATCCTCATGAACTTGCACAACAACGAGGCGGGCCGCCGG ACGGTGTACAACCTGGCCGATgtggcctgcaagtgccatgggGTGTCCGGCTCGTGCAGCCTCAAGACGTGCTGGCTGCAGCTGGCAGACTTCCGCAAGGTGGGCGACGCGCTCAAGGAGAAGTATGACAGTGCCGCGGCCATGCGGCTCAACAGCCGGGGCAAGCTGGTGCAGGTCAACAGCCGCTTCAACTCGCCCACCACGCAGGACCTGGTCTACATCGACCCCAGCCCCGACTACTGTGTGCGCAACGAGAGCACCGGCTCCCTAGGCACGCAGGGACGCCTGTGCAACAAGACGTCTGAGGGCATGGACGGCTGTGAGCTCATGTGCTGCGGCCGCGGCTACGACCAGTTCAAGACCGTGCAGACAGAGCGCTGCCACTGCAAGTTCCACTGGTGCTGCTACGTCAAGTGCAAGAAGTGCACTGAGATTGTGGACCAGTTTGTGTGCAAATAG
- the WNT5A gene encoding protein Wnt-5a isoform X1: MKKSIGILSPGVALGMAGSAMTSKFFLMALAVVFSFAQVVVEANSWWSLGMNNPVQMSEVYIIGAQPLCSQLAGLSQGQKKLCHLYQDHMQYIGEGAKTGIKECQYQFRHRRWNCSTVDNTSVFGRVMQIGSRETAFTYAVSAAGVVNAMSRACREGELSTCGCSRAARPKDLPRDWLWGGCGDNIDYGYRFAKEFVDARERERIHAKGSYESARILMNLHNNEAGRRTVYNLADVACKCHGVSGSCSLKTCWLQLADFRKVGDALKEKYDSAAAMRLNSRGKLVQVNSRFNSPTTQDLVYIDPSPDYCVRNESTGSLGTQGRLCNKTSEGMDGCELMCCGRGYDQFKTVQTERCHCKFHWCCYVKCKKCTEIVDQFVCK; this comes from the exons ATGAAG AAGTCGATTGGAATATTAAGCCCAGGAGTTGCTTTGGGGATGGCTGGCAGTGCAATGACTTCCAAATTCTTCCTAATGGCTCTGGCCGTAGTTTTCTCCTTCGCCCAGGTTGTAGTAGAAGCCAATTCTTGGTG GTCACTAGGTATGAATAACCCTGTTCAGATGTCAGAAGTATATATCATAGGAGCACAGCCTCTCTGCAGCCAACTGGCAGGACTCTCTCAAGGACAGAAGAAACTGTGCCACTTGTATCAGGACCACATGCAGTACATCGGCGAAGGCGCGAAGACAGGCATTAAAGAATGCCAATATCAATTCCGACATCGAAGATGGAACTGCAGCACTGTGGATAACACCTCCGTTTTTGGCAGGGTTATGCAGATAG GCAGCCGCGAGACGGCCTTCACGTACGCCGTGAGCGCCGCGGGGGTGGTGAACGCCATGAGCCGCGCCTGCCGCGAGGGCGAGCTGTCCACCTGCGGCTGCAGCCGCGCCGCGCGCCCCAAGGACCTGCCGCGGGACTGGCTGTGGGGCGGCTGCGGCGACAACATCGACTACGGCTACCGCTTCGCCAAGGAGTTCGTGGACGCGCGCGAGCGGGAGCGCATCCACGCCAAGGGCTCCTACGAGAGCGCGCGCATCCTCATGAACTTGCACAACAACGAGGCGGGCCGCCGG ACGGTGTACAACCTGGCCGATgtggcctgcaagtgccatgggGTGTCCGGCTCGTGCAGCCTCAAGACGTGCTGGCTGCAGCTGGCAGACTTCCGCAAGGTGGGCGACGCGCTCAAGGAGAAGTATGACAGTGCCGCGGCCATGCGGCTCAACAGCCGGGGCAAGCTGGTGCAGGTCAACAGCCGCTTCAACTCGCCCACCACGCAGGACCTGGTCTACATCGACCCCAGCCCCGACTACTGTGTGCGCAACGAGAGCACCGGCTCCCTAGGCACGCAGGGACGCCTGTGCAACAAGACGTCTGAGGGCATGGACGGCTGTGAGCTCATGTGCTGCGGCCGCGGCTACGACCAGTTCAAGACCGTGCAGACAGAGCGCTGCCACTGCAAGTTCCACTGGTGCTGCTACGTCAAGTGCAAGAAGTGCACTGAGATTGTGGACCAGTTTGTGTGCAAATAG